In a single window of the bacterium genome:
- a CDS encoding ABC transporter permease, protein MTAYIARRLLASVPTLVLISMVVFGILALAPGDPLGQLAANPDVPPEVRLNIRHQLGLDEPIPIRYMKWASAFARGNWGYSFGSHMEASRLILQRLPTDLWVVGAAYLVAVFLAIPIGVLSAVKQYSVFDQISTTLAFIGFSLPTFFTGVLLIIIFSVRLHWLPFIFNVQVTDPVGMLKQAVMPVAVLALFQSAGLMRFVRSSMLDNVSQDYVRTARAKGLREGVVIIRHVLRNGLIPVVTLLALGLPAVFTGAVVTEQIFRVPGIGSLLIAGIQNNDTPVVMAITFLYAILVVFFNLIADVIYGVLDPRIKYG, encoded by the coding sequence ATGACCGCGTATATCGCCCGCCGGCTGCTGGCTTCCGTTCCCACGCTGGTCCTGATCAGCATGGTCGTGTTTGGGATCCTGGCCCTGGCGCCGGGCGATCCCCTGGGACAGCTTGCCGCCAACCCCGACGTGCCGCCGGAGGTCCGGCTGAACATCCGCCATCAGCTGGGGCTGGACGAGCCGATCCCGATCCGGTACATGAAATGGGCGTCGGCGTTCGCGCGGGGGAACTGGGGGTATTCGTTCGGAAGCCACATGGAAGCGAGCCGGCTGATCCTGCAGCGGCTCCCTACCGACCTCTGGGTGGTGGGCGCCGCCTACCTCGTGGCGGTGTTCCTCGCGATTCCGATCGGCGTGCTCTCAGCCGTGAAGCAGTACTCGGTGTTCGATCAGATCTCGACGACGCTGGCGTTCATCGGCTTCTCGCTCCCCACGTTCTTCACCGGAGTGCTCTTGATCATCATTTTCAGCGTGCGATTGCACTGGCTTCCCTTCATCTTCAACGTCCAGGTCACCGATCCGGTGGGAATGCTCAAGCAGGCGGTCATGCCCGTGGCGGTGCTCGCGCTGTTCCAGTCCGCGGGGCTGATGCGGTTCGTGCGCTCGTCCATGCTGGACAACGTCAGCCAGGATTACGTCCGGACCGCCCGGGCCAAGGGGCTACGCGAGGGGGTGGTAATCATCCGCCACGTCCTGCGCAACGGGCTCATTCCGGTGGTGACGCTGCTGGCCCTGGGGCTTCCCGCGGTCTTCACGGGCGCCGTGGTCACAGAGCAGATCTTCCGGGTGCCGGGGATCGGCTCGCTCTTGATTGCCGGCATCCAGAACAACGACACGCCCGTGGTGATGGCGATCACGTTCCTCTACGCCATCCTCGTGGTATTCTTCAACCTCATCGCCGACGTCATCTACGGCGTGCTCGACCCCAGGATCAAGTATGGTTAG
- a CDS encoding peptide ABC transporter substrate-binding protein: MSNDEVREIVTLGTTGRLSRREVIARLAMLGLSTSAMASALAGAGLQPVRAAMSGRRGDNGVLKLLYWQAPTIVNPHLSQGVKDYHASRVCLEPLLTVNAAGVFTPVLASEVPSRSNGGLSADGKSVTYKLKPGIKWGDGRPFTAADVVFTYQFVINKESGATTYAAFATIDKVEAPDPSTVKITFKAPTPAWYLPFVGSNGMILPKHALESYVGSNARNAPFNLKSFGTGPYKVESFRPGDLVVYSINEFYRDPNKPAFQQVQIKGGGDATSAARAVLETGEYDYAWNLQVEWPVLEAMTKAGKGVVITEGGGGVEQIYINQTDPNKEVDGQRASIKTPHSFLTDLKVRQAFGLAVDRETIAKQLYGLEGDATPNVLTTPSKLNSKNTKSVFDIAKANQLLDEAGWQKGPDGIRQKGGVKLQVTYVTSVNTLRQKEQQIVKDGWGKVGIAVTLQSVDAGVFFSSSPGNNDTAAHFYRDVQMFTNTFTSPFPANYMRQYYSGDPAKDIAQKENNWSGDNYIRWVNKEYNQMYDQALVELDPTKNDALWIKMNDLVVSQAVSLPLISRRIVSTRAKSLNVAENLSPFDSETRNIADWRRTG, translated from the coding sequence GTGAGCAACGACGAGGTGCGCGAGATCGTGACGCTCGGGACCACCGGGCGGCTTTCCCGGCGCGAGGTGATCGCCCGCCTGGCGATGCTCGGACTCTCCACGAGCGCGATGGCGTCGGCGCTCGCCGGGGCGGGGCTCCAGCCGGTCCGGGCCGCCATGAGTGGGAGGCGGGGAGACAACGGGGTCCTCAAACTGCTCTACTGGCAGGCGCCCACCATCGTGAACCCCCATCTCTCGCAGGGCGTCAAGGACTACCACGCCTCGCGCGTGTGCCTCGAGCCCCTCCTGACCGTGAATGCGGCGGGTGTCTTCACACCGGTGCTGGCGTCCGAGGTCCCGTCGCGGTCCAACGGCGGGCTCTCGGCCGATGGGAAGTCCGTGACCTACAAACTGAAGCCGGGGATCAAGTGGGGCGATGGGCGTCCGTTCACGGCCGCCGACGTGGTCTTCACGTACCAGTTCGTGATCAACAAGGAGTCTGGGGCGACGACCTACGCGGCGTTCGCCACCATCGATAAAGTCGAGGCCCCGGACCCCTCCACCGTCAAGATCACCTTCAAGGCCCCCACACCCGCGTGGTATCTGCCGTTTGTCGGCTCGAACGGGATGATTCTGCCGAAGCATGCCCTGGAATCCTACGTGGGCAGCAACGCCCGCAACGCTCCGTTCAACCTCAAGTCGTTCGGGACCGGACCGTACAAGGTGGAGTCGTTCCGCCCCGGCGACCTCGTCGTCTACTCGATCAACGAGTTCTACCGGGATCCCAACAAGCCCGCCTTCCAGCAGGTGCAGATCAAGGGAGGCGGTGACGCGACGTCGGCCGCGCGCGCGGTGCTCGAGACCGGCGAGTACGATTACGCCTGGAACCTTCAGGTGGAGTGGCCGGTGCTCGAGGCCATGACGAAGGCGGGCAAGGGTGTGGTCATCACGGAAGGGGGCGGCGGGGTCGAGCAGATCTACATAAACCAGACCGACCCCAACAAGGAGGTCGACGGGCAGCGCGCATCGATCAAGACGCCCCACTCGTTCCTGACGGACCTGAAAGTACGGCAGGCGTTCGGCCTGGCGGTCGACCGGGAGACGATAGCAAAGCAGCTGTACGGCCTGGAGGGGGACGCCACGCCGAACGTCCTCACGACGCCCTCGAAGCTCAACTCGAAGAATACGAAGAGCGTCTTCGACATCGCGAAAGCCAATCAGCTGCTCGACGAGGCCGGGTGGCAGAAGGGCCCCGACGGGATCCGCCAGAAGGGCGGCGTCAAGCTGCAGGTGACCTACGTCACCAGCGTCAACACGCTGCGGCAAAAAGAGCAGCAGATCGTCAAAGACGGCTGGGGGAAAGTCGGCATTGCCGTGACCCTGCAGTCCGTGGACGCGGGGGTGTTCTTCAGCAGCTCCCCAGGCAACAACGACACCGCCGCGCACTTCTACCGCGATGTGCAGATGTTCACCAACACGTTCACCTCCCCGTTCCCAGCGAACTACATGCGCCAGTACTATAGCGGCGATCCGGCCAAGGACATCGCGCAGAAAGAGAATAACTGGTCCGGCGACAACTACATTCGGTGGGTCAACAAGGAGTACAACCAGATGTATGACCAAGCGCTCGTCGAGCTGGATCCTACGAAGAACGATGCGCTCTGGATCAAGATGAACGATCTTGTGGTGTCGCAGGCGGTCTCGCTCCCGCTGATCTCTCGCAGGATCGTCTCGACGCGCGCCAAGAGCCTCAACGTCGCAGAGAACCTAAGCCCGTTCGACAGCGAGACGCGCAACATCGCCGACTGGAGGCGCACCGGGTAG
- a CDS encoding ABC transporter permease: MVSAQPDRVTELPGRTRLEVAAARQRYTRSLWGDAWRRFRRHRLAMLGALAFLFFVAATLVGPLIYRAAINAIDFGASMAAPSRAHPFGTNDLGQDMLARVLNGGRISIAVGIAAMLMSVTLGTVVGAISGYFGRTADLVLMRITDVFISLPQLPLLLLVIYLFRDSLARTFGPQLGIFWLIVGVIGGLNWMHTARLIRAGFLAVKEREFIEAARCIGVGTSRQIFRHILPNVLSPVIVSATLSVGTAIIAESTLSFLGLGFPPDEPTWGRLLYDSQNYLSLAPHMALFPGLMICLTVLSVNYVGDGLRDALDPTRTL, encoded by the coding sequence ATGGTTAGCGCGCAGCCGGACCGCGTCACCGAGCTGCCGGGCCGCACTCGCCTGGAGGTCGCCGCCGCGCGGCAGCGGTACACCCGCTCGCTGTGGGGCGACGCGTGGCGCCGGTTCCGGCGTCACCGCCTGGCGATGTTGGGGGCCCTGGCGTTCCTCTTCTTCGTCGCGGCCACGCTCGTCGGGCCGCTCATCTACCGCGCGGCTATCAACGCGATCGACTTCGGGGCGTCCATGGCAGCGCCGTCTCGGGCGCATCCGTTCGGGACGAACGATCTGGGCCAGGACATGCTGGCCCGCGTCCTGAACGGCGGCCGCATCTCGATCGCCGTGGGGATCGCGGCGATGCTGATGTCGGTGACCCTGGGCACGGTGGTAGGCGCGATCTCGGGATACTTCGGCCGGACAGCCGATCTCGTGCTGATGCGGATCACCGATGTGTTCATCTCGCTGCCGCAGCTACCGCTCCTCTTGCTCGTCATCTACCTCTTCCGCGACAGCCTGGCCCGGACATTCGGCCCGCAGCTGGGGATCTTCTGGCTGATCGTCGGCGTGATCGGGGGCCTCAACTGGATGCACACGGCCCGGCTGATCCGGGCGGGGTTCCTCGCGGTCAAGGAGCGGGAATTCATCGAAGCGGCACGGTGCATTGGGGTCGGCACGAGCCGGCAGATCTTCCGGCACATCCTGCCCAACGTGCTCAGCCCGGTGATCGTCTCGGCGACCTTATCCGTCGGGACGGCGATCATCGCCGAATCCACCCTCTCGTTTCTCGGGCTCGGGTTCCCCCCCGATGAGCCGACCTGGGGCCGGCTCCTCTACGACTCGCAGAATTACCTCTCACTTGCCCCCCACATGGCGCTCTTTCCGGGATTGATGATCTGCCTCACCGTGCTGTCGGTCAACTACGTCGGCGACGGGCTCCGGGACGCGCTCGACCCCACGCGCACCCTCTGA